The following are encoded in a window of Eschrichtius robustus isolate mEscRob2 chromosome 1, mEscRob2.pri, whole genome shotgun sequence genomic DNA:
- the BMI1 gene encoding polycomb complex protein BMI-1, which yields MHRTTRIKITELNPHLMCVLCGGYFIDATTIIECLHSFCKTCIVRYLETSKYCPICDVQVHKTRPLLNIRSDKTLQDIVYKLVPGLFKNEMKRRRDFYAAHPSADAANGSNEDRGEVADEDKRIITDDEIISLSIEFFDQNRLDRKVNKDKEKSKEEVNDKRYLRCPAAMTVMHLRKFLRSKMDIPNTFQIDVMYEEEPLKDYYTLMDIAYIYTWRRNGPLPLKYRVRPTCKRMKISHQRDGLTNAGELESDSGSDKANSPAGGIPSTSSCLPSPGTPVQSPHPQFPHISSTMNGTSSSPSGNHQSSFANRPRKSSVNGSSATSSG from the exons ATGCATCGAACAACCAGAATCAAGATCACTGAGCTAAATCCCCACCTAATGTGTGTGCTTTGTGGAGGGTACTTCATTGATGCCACAACCATAATAGAATGTCTACATTCCT tCTGTAAAACGTGTATTGTGCGTTACCTGGAGACCAGCAAGTACTGTCCTATCTGTGATGTCCAAGTTCACAAGACCAGACCACTACTGAATATAAg gtcaGATAAAACTCTTCAAGATATTGTATACAAATTAGTTCCAGGGCTTTTCAAAA aTGAAATGAAGAGAAGAAGGGACTTTTATGCAGCTCATCCTTCAGCTGATG ctGCCAATGGCTCTAATGAAGATAGAGGAGAAGTTGCAGATGAAGATAAGAGAATTATAACTGATGATGAAATAATAAGTTTATCCATTGAATTCTTTGACCAGAACAG aTTGGATCGGAAAGTAAATAAAGACAAGGAGAAATCTAAGGAGGAG GTGAATGATAAAAGATATTTGCGATGCCCAGCAGCAATGACTGTGATGCACCTGAGAAAGTTTCTCAGAAGTAAAATGGACATACCTAACACTTTCCAG ATTGATGTCATGTATGAAGAGGAACCTTTAAAGGATTACTATACACTAATGGATATTGCCTACATTTATACCTGGAGAAGG AATGGTCCGCTTCCTTTGAAATACAGAGTTCGacctacttgtaaaagaatgaagatcAGTCATCAGAGAGATGGACTGACAAACGCTGGAGAACTGGAAAGTGACTCTGGGAGTGACAAGGCCAACAGCCCAGCAGGAGGTATTCCCTCCACCTCTTCTTGTTTGCCCAGCCCCGGCACTCCAGTCCAGTCTCctcatcctcagtttcctcacatttCCAGCACTATGAATGGaaccagcagcagccccagcggtAACCACCAATCTTCCTTTGCCAACAGACCTCGAAAATCGTCGGTAAATGGGTCGTCAGCAACTTCATCTGGTTGA
- the COMMD3 gene encoding COMM domain-containing protein 3, translating into MELSEYVQKGFQMLADPGSFDSNAFTLLLRAAFQSLLDAQADEAVLDHPDLKHIDPVVLKHCHAAAATYILEAGKQRADKSTLSTYLEDCKFDSERIELFCTEYQNNKNSLEILLGSIGRSFPHITDVSWHLEYQIKTNQLDKMYRPAYLVTLNVENIDSRSHPEISFSCNMEQLQDIVGKLKDASKSLERATQL; encoded by the exons ATGGAGCTCTCGGAGTATGTGCAGAAAGGCTTCCAGATGCTGGCCGATCCCGGCTCCTTCGACTCCAACGCCTTCACGCTTCTCCTCCGGGCGGCTTTCCAGAGCCTGCTGGACGCCCAGGCGGACGAGGCCGTGTTAG atCACCCAGACTTGAAACATATCGATCCAGTGGTTTTAAAACATTGTCATGCAGCAGCTGCAACTTACATACTGGAGGCTGGAAAGCAAAGAGCTGACAAATCAACTCTAAG cacttATCTAGAAGACTGTAAATTTGATAGCGAGAGAATAGAATTGTTTTGCACGGAATATCAG aaTAATAAGAATTCCCTAGAAATCCTACTGGGAAG TATAGGCAGATCTTTCCCTCATATAACTGATGTTTCTTGGCATTTGGAATATCAGATAAAG ACCAATCAACTTGATAAGATGTACAGACCTGCATATTTGGTGACCTTAAATGTAGAG aaCATTGATTCCCGATCCCACCCAGAGATTAGTTTTAGTTGCAACATGGAACAATTACAG GACATAGTAGGGAAACTTAAAGATGCTTCGAAAAGCCTGGAAAGAGCAACTCAGTTGTAA